One region of Primulina tabacum isolate GXHZ01 chromosome 1, ASM2559414v2, whole genome shotgun sequence genomic DNA includes:
- the LOC142544375 gene encoding methylcrotonoyl-CoA carboxylase subunit alpha, mitochondrial — protein sequence MLGVIASECAVQFIYYLSAMASIIRRRTKPFILQFRGFTSIAPGLGSRRAERIEKILIANRGEIACRIIRTAKRLGIRTVAVYSDADESSLHVKSADEAVRIGPPPARLSYLNAASIIEAASKTGAQAIHPGYGFLSESADFARLCEDEGLTFIGPPASAIRDMGDKSASKRIMGAAGVPLVPGYHGDNQDIDFMKLEADKIGYPILIKPTHGGGGKGMRIVQSPNDFADSFIGAQREAAASFGINTILLEKYITKPRHIEVQIFGDKQGNVIHLNERDCSIQRRHQKIIEEAPAPNIDVGVRSHLGQAAVSAAKAVNYHSAGTVEFIVDTISGKFYFMEMNTRLQVEHPVTEMIVNQDLVEWQIRIASGEPLPISQSEVPLSGHAFEARIYAENVPKGFLPATGILHHYQPVQVSSGVRVETGVEQGDTVSMHYDPMIAKLVVWGEDRNFALTKMKDCLSKFRVAGLPTNIDFLLKLAYHGAFEKGEVETHFIELHKDDLFIDSNNLLSTQKARNAAVHSAAIAAVCVCEKEHAAVKERAPGNLSVWYANPPFRVNHCAKRFIELEWDDESSKTGLKIVPVHISYLTTGKYVIETGLSGFSGLEMNVMQLNDHDFRVEHDGMSTNVSIAVYPKGQMEHIHIWHGSHHHHFKRRKGIELADDVENQYRPAAETSSHPPGTMVAPMSGLVVKVLVKDGTKIDGGQPILVLEAMKMEHVVKASAAGYIGGLQVSAGQQVSDGTILCTVKAE from the exons ATGTTAGGAGTAATCGCCTCTGAATGCGCAGTCCAATTCATTTACTATCTATCGGCTATGGCGTCTATAATCCGGCGAAGAACAAAACCCTTCATTCTTCAGTTCAGGGGATTTACATCAATTGCGCCGGGATTAGGGAGCCGAAGGGCTGAAAGAATagagaagattttgattgcaAACAGAGGCGAAATTGCTTGCCGGATTATTCGTACAGCGAAGCGGCTGGGGATTCGAACGGTTGCCGTTTATAGCGATGCCGATGAGAGCAGCTTGCATGTCAAATCGGCTGATGAAGCCGTTCGCATTGGACCCCCTCCGGCTCGGCTCAGCTACCTTAACGCTGCCTCGATCATCGAGGCCGCTAGCAAAACCGGCGCTCAG GCTATCCACCCAGGTTATGGTTTCTTATCAGAGAGTGCTGATTTTGCTCGACTTTGTGAAGACGAGGGTCTTACATTCATTGGGCCTCCTGCCTCTGCGATTCGTGACATGGGTGACAAAAG TGCTTCAAAGAGAATAATGGGTGCAGCTGGAGTACCCCTTGTGCCTGGATATCATGGTGACAATCAAGATATTGATTTCATGAAGTTGGAAGCAGACAAAATTGGATATCCTATATTGATCAAGCCAACCCATGGAGGTGGAGGGAAG GGTATGAGGATTGTGCAGAGTCCTAATGATTTTGCTGATTCTTTCATTGGTGCGCAACGTGAGGCTGCTGCATCATTTGGAATAAACACTATCTTGTTGGAGAAATATATCACAAAACCTAGGCACATAGAAGTTCAG ATCTTCGGGGACAAACAGGGCAATGTTATACATCTAAATGAGAGAGATTGCAGTATCCAAAGAAGACACCAGAAGATAATCGAAGAAGCTCCTGCT CCAAATATTGATGTTGGTGTTCGCTCCCACTTAGGTCAAGCAGCTGTGTCTGCTGCCAAG gCAGTCAATTATCACAGTGCTGGCACAGTCGAGTTTATAGTTGATACGATCTCTGGGAAGTTTTATTTTATGGAGATGAATACCCGTCTTCAG GTTGAACATCCTGTTACTGAGATGATTGTTAATCAAGATCTTGTGGAGTGGCAAATCCGTATTGCCAGCGGAGAGCCTCTTCCAATTAGTCAGTCAGAGGTGCCATTGTCAG GCCATGCTTTTGAAGCTCGTATATATGCTGAGAATGTTCCAAAAGGATTTCTCCCGGCAACTGGTATTCTTCATCATTATCAACCCGTCCAAGTTTCATCAGGAG TCAGGGTCGAGACTGGAGTCGAGCAGGGAGACACAGTTAGCATGCATTATGATCCCATGATAGCAAAGCTTGTAGTGTGGGGGGAAGATCGAAACTTTGCTTTAACCAAAATGAAGGACTGTCTGTCAAAATTTCGG GTTGCTGGTCTGCCAACCAACATAGATTTTCTCTTAAAACTTGCATACCATGGAGCTTTTGAAAAAGGAGAAGTTGAAACCCATTTCATTGAGTTGCATAAGGATGATTTATTCATTGATTCAAATAATTTGTTATCAACTCAAAAAGCGCGTAATGCTGCTGTACATAGTGCTGCTATTGCGGCCGTATGTGTTTGTGAAAAGGAACATGCAGCAGTGAAGGAAAGGGCCCCTG GTAACCTTTCTGTATGGTATGCTAATCCACCTTTCCGAGTCAATCATTGTGCCAAGCGTTTCATAGAGCTTGAATGGGATGATGAGTCCAGCAAGACTGGCTTGAAAATTGTACCAGTCCATATCAGTTATCTGACGACGGGGAAATACGTAATTGAG ACAGGACTAAGCGGTTTTTCAGGTCTCGAGATGAATGTAATGCAGTTAAATGACCATGATTTTAGAGTTGAACATGATGGTATGAGCACAAATGTCAGCATAGCTGTTTATCCCAAG GGTCAGATGGAGCATATCCACATCTGGCATGGATCACATCATCACCACTTTAAACGTAGGAAGGGGATTGAACTTGCTGATGATGTGGAAAACCAATACAGGCCTGCTGCCGAGACGTCCTCACATCCACCTGGTACTATGGTGGCTCCTATGTCTGGTTTAGTTGTCAAAGTTTTGGTGAAGGATGGAACAAAAATTGATGGAGGGCAACCCATTTTGGTTTTAGAAGCAATGAAGATGGAG CATGTTGTGAAGGCATCAGCTGCGGGTTATATTGGCGGGCTCCAAGTGTCAGCAGGCCAACAGGTCTCCGATGGCACCATTCTTTGCACTGTGAAG GCTGAATAA